TCAAAGGCAGCGATGCTAGCTTAATAACACGCATTTTCAAGGGTTAAAgctgcattgtttttatttgtgtcgcTTCCGTCTGTTCAACCCATCGCCCGGTGTTTATTCGAGGGGAGCGGGGCTGGATAACACGGCACCATGGCTTCTAGTTGTTTATCTGCCGCTAACACGAAGCAGGCTGTTCACCAGCCGCTGTGGATGTACAATGCAGGTTGAGGCCATTTAAAGTGGGATCGTGTTGCGTTCAGGGCGCCACGGTGGTTTGCGGGttttcctctcacttcctgtggCCTACGAGGTAAATTCTGACAAACCATATGGTCATTTCACGAGAGCCCCGGCTAGCCCGTAGCTCCACGGAGGCTCCCTGCCCTCCTTGGACGGGAAGGGATAGTCCGTTTAGCCGACGCTTAGCCAGCTAAGCCCCGGCGCTTCCGTCCTCTTATCTCGCATCGGGGCGGAGGTGTTTCCTTCCCTGTCCGACCAGTATTATTGACATGGAGCAGAAACACTTGAGGCTGTGAGGTGGTATTGGCTGCTCATGTTGACACAGCCTCTCAGCGAAACGGTCCCATCGTTTTATTCCCTGATGAAGAACACCAGGCTGTGTGGGAAGCATATGTTGTGTGGCCCgacctcaggcagcagcagataGTGACGGTATTTAAACACGTCGCTGGCAAAAGGGTAAACACGAGGGTGGTTTACCCTCCTTTTACCAATTTAGACGTGTTATTTCCTGTTCATGACCTCTGATGTATTTCATGCCACTTATAAGTTTAAAAGTTAGGGAACCAACCTAAAACTGTACATAACAATAAATCCATTAAGTAAATTTGATATTTGACAGCTGCCAGGTTATCTCGATAGctgctttctgtctttttaaaaggAATGTAAAATATTCACACTTGTTCTTCAATCCAAACGCCTTGCAGGGTTATGTAATGTGGTGTTTTTTCCTCAGACTTTTCTTTCGTCTGTCACCGTTTGACTTGAAGCCAATATTTCTTGCAACGatgttgactcaaacacttgtAATTCAGTCCACAGATGTTCAAGATCTGTGGAGTTCAGAGGTGTTCACGTCACCGTGTAGCTCAGGCAGAGGATGTGTAAATCTGCTGTGTCAGTGAAAACAGGCCGGAGGATGTTTCTATGTGATATTAGTGGTTTGATCGTTCTTTTCGCTCTGTCAGTACTTTCCTTCTTTCATGTCTTTCGAATGTGGTGACACTGTGAATTCTTAATCTCTTTCACCATCCATCAACCGTTTCCATCCAAAAACTGTCATAACAAGTCACATATCCTAAAGCTGAACAGTAACAGTCATTTTCACCATTATATAATGTTGAGTTTTTACAGACACTGCCACAGTATTGGATTCaactttttaattttgtgtcGGTGGTATTGTATCGGGTTGTATTGTAAGGTGTTATTATTTGGTCCAGCCTCTGTAAATATGAACATGCAGGTTCTTTAATCTTGTTTGTAACTGGTCACTGTTTGATCTCCATCCCTGCATAGATGGCGTCTGCAAATGCCACATATGGACAGAAGGAGTCCTCAGACCAGAACTTTGATTACATGTTTAAAATCCTCATCATTGGCAACAGCAGCGTTGGAAAGACGTCCTTCCTTTTCCGCTACGCAGATGATTCATTCACACCAGCCTTCGTGAGCACGGTGGGCATCGACTTCAAGGTCAAGACCATCTACAGGAACGACAAGAGGATAAAGCTGCAGATCTGGGTGAGGAAGTGGACACATGCGTTACACATTTACAGATGTGTTGAGGTCGTCAGGTACAGATTGGTCTGGTGGTTCCCAGGGCAGGTTGAGCAGGGTGACCAGCAATGCAGAAAATATTTAGGGAAAACTATGTTCTACTTCACTCTGATTTGTAAAAGAAATCAAAACTCCCCTTGCTTTGCCTTTTGTTGTATCACTGTTTTGTATTTAACAGTTCAGAACTGTACAGTCTAGAGTCAGGCTCCATTAACCAAGTAAGCTATCACTAGGTGttctgtgttggtgtgtggcCTATGGCCATACACTTGacttattgttattaataatttttgttttgttaaatatttactaCAGATGCCACAGTCAGTGTTTCTTCACAATCGGCTTTCTTAAGTCTTATctgatatttagattttcctTCGCAACACAGTGCAATTAGAAATACTGTTGTGTTGTAGGTGTGTCTGAAAGCTGAATAGGGAAATAAGAAAATCCAGTCTGCTCTACATTTCaatttctttcactttgtttttgctgtgtttttgtagTTGTAGTTTTTAACAAGATTGAAATCGTTTCTGTACATGAACAATGTACTGAAATTCAGAGGCAGATTTCACAAACATTCCTGATACAATATGAGTTTGCAACTAAACAGGATTTTAGTAACTTTTAATCTTACTCAAATAATCTTTTAGTCTGTAAAatgcatgtcaatatatttggccaatcgGATGgtgccctgctgccctagataataaattacAGATATTCAAgtaacagcacacacacacacacacacacacacacacacacacacacacacacacacacacacacacacacacacacacacacacacacacacacacacacacacacacacacacacacacacactgactccgctGCGATCTCGTTCTcgctctttcctctctctgtcactgtctccctctcacacagacacatgtaaactcagactgggtaaaaagaaaaaaagccaaaaACAGGGCGCGCTCGGTTTGGCTTGATGCGGTTGGCACAGTGCACAGCGCAAATTATAGAgatgcagagaggagcagaaaattactgacagagctggtaaaaactgttaaaataataacttttcacggtccaaacatgtatgaaaagaaccaaaatgaacactgtaaggggacttagtggagctgtgcatggctccctgcaTGTCTTCCCCGGACTTGGTGGCGCTGCGGCCGGGCTGTACACCTTCTCCCTCGGGCTGCGGAGGAATTTTTTCAggtggaattttttttataaaaccatgTTGTTGGGATAGAAataatgcatttcatttttttctcagtgTCTACATAGACCACTTACTGTGTGAGTCTATGTTAGCTatgaaaccaaagcagaaagactttAAGACCGTataagcatttgtttatttatcgcatATCATATCGTCATCGCAATATTCAACAACATTATCGCATATGGCATATTTTCCcaatatcgtgcagccctaatgTGTAATAATTCCCAGCTGTTAAACTGGCCTCTCCAGTGTCCAGCATCACTTCATCTGTGTGTAATGGCAATACCCTTGAAGTGTACTTAACATGAGCCATAAAGCATGACCCTGGGACCAATTGCTTAAAACATGCGACACCAGAGGAATACCTAATGCTCATGGGAGTTTGACTGAATGGTAAACCTGCACAATCATCGGGTGGAACATGTGCAGCCGTTAATTGTTTGCAGGTGTTGATTATTTACACAAAAAGATGACAAAACACTGCTGAGTTGTTATCAGGGCTTCTTAAATAATACCTGGACGTGACAGTCGAAGAGTGTCCATGATAGAAATCATGTCATCCTTGTTCCCTTGGAAAACAGACTTACAATAAAATCACGTAGACTAAAAAGCAACAGTTGAATGAAAAAAAGgtgtttatgtgcatttttGTAGGACACCGCTGGACAGGAGCGCTACAGGACGATCACCACAGCTTATTACAGGGGAGCCATGGGCTTCATCCTCATGTATGACATCACCAACGAGGAATCCTTCAACGCTGTGCAAGACTGGTGAGGGACAACTGGGTCTGCATGTCTTGTGTGTATGAGGGCAGCAAATGAACAACCTACCATCAATCTTTAATTGGTTATTAAAATACTACAGTAATCAATGTGAATAAtgcttatttaaatgttttattttggcaaTATGCAGTTGTGAAAGACTGGGAACCTGTGAGGAATAAAGTGTGGGTTTGAGATTGAATGGCTCCATAAAGCTGACCACCCTGTTCTGTATCTGCCGACAGGTCGACTCAGATCAAGACATACTCATGGGACAATGCTCAGGTGCTCTTGGTGGGGAACAAGTGTGACATGGACGATGAACGAGTGGTGGCTGCAGAGAGGGGCCGGCAGCTGTCAGAGCAGCTCGGTAAGTCTACTGCTCACAAAGAAAACTGGACACCACGTCTACCATGTGaattatgtattattat
Above is a window of Hippoglossus hippoglossus isolate fHipHip1 chromosome 17, fHipHip1.pri, whole genome shotgun sequence DNA encoding:
- the LOC117778002 gene encoding ras-related protein Rab-3A-like, producing MASANATYGQKESSDQNFDYMFKILIIGNSSVGKTSFLFRYADDSFTPAFVSTVGIDFKVKTIYRNDKRIKLQIWDTAGQERYRTITTAYYRGAMGFILMYDITNEESFNAVQDWSTQIKTYSWDNAQVLLVGNKCDMDDERVVAAERGRQLSEQLGFEYFEVSAKDNINVKQTFERLVDIICERMSESLDNNDPSVTGTKQGPQLSEQPQRSHQDCAC